One genomic segment of Prosthecobacter fusiformis includes these proteins:
- a CDS encoding polysaccharide deacetylase family protein: MLNRPLNRIQASVSLDLDNQWAYMKTQGLDGWQDFPSYLDLVTPRILDTMRRAGLRITVFVVGKDASLKKNHAALQSLTEEGHEIANHSHMHEPWLHLYNEKELEAEFDQSEEAIFEATGQRARGFRGPGFSTSAAVRDLLIRRGYRYDASLFPTVMGPVARAYFFFTSQLSPEEKAKRKGLYGNFSNAFSPLTPYQIQPGLLEIPVTTMPVFRTPVHLSYLLFLAQYSMPLARAYWDMAVGLCRLTDVAPSLLLHPTDFLDATDVPALGFFPAMKVPAEKKIELVRHALSSLRSHWGTATMGQVAHDLTAPVHPDPMKTETPKFNLQPNRI, translated from the coding sequence ATGCTGAATCGTCCTTTGAACCGAATCCAAGCCAGCGTTTCCCTCGATCTGGACAACCAATGGGCCTACATGAAGACCCAGGGGCTGGACGGGTGGCAGGATTTCCCCAGCTATCTGGACTTAGTCACCCCACGTATCCTGGATACAATGCGCCGGGCCGGGTTGCGCATCACTGTGTTTGTGGTGGGAAAGGATGCTTCTTTGAAAAAGAACCATGCAGCGCTGCAAAGCCTGACTGAGGAGGGGCATGAAATCGCTAATCACAGCCACATGCATGAGCCGTGGCTGCACCTGTATAATGAAAAGGAACTGGAGGCGGAATTTGATCAGTCAGAAGAGGCCATCTTTGAGGCGACTGGACAGCGTGCGCGAGGGTTTCGCGGACCGGGATTTAGCACTTCAGCGGCGGTGCGCGATCTGCTGATCCGCCGTGGTTACCGATATGATGCCAGCCTTTTCCCGACAGTGATGGGGCCGGTGGCGAGAGCTTATTTTTTCTTTACCTCCCAATTGTCGCCTGAGGAGAAAGCGAAGCGCAAAGGTCTCTACGGCAATTTTTCGAATGCCTTCTCGCCGTTGACACCATACCAAATCCAGCCGGGCTTGCTGGAGATACCGGTCACTACGATGCCGGTTTTCCGCACACCGGTCCATCTGAGCTATCTGCTTTTCCTCGCCCAGTATTCGATGCCTCTGGCAAGGGCCTATTGGGATATGGCGGTGGGGCTTTGCCGACTGACGGATGTGGCTCCGTCCCTGCTGCTGCACCCGACGGATTTCCTCGATGCGACTGATGTGCCTGCGCTTGGGTTTTTCCCTGCCATGAAGGTGCCTGCGGAGAAGAAGATCGAGCTGGTCCGGCATGCGCTGAGCAGTTTGCGCAGTCATTGGGGGACCGCAACGATGGGGCAGGTGGCGCATGATCTCACTGCACCGGTGCATCCCGACCCAATGAAAACGGAAACGCCCAAATTTAATCTCCAACCTAACCGCATATGA
- a CDS encoding glycosyltransferase — protein MKRIASVAIVLPAFNEEKDLPALLARIKETLSGQDFRYEVIVVDDGSKDRTAEIAKEGAKDMPLTLIQHEANKGLGMGIQTGLSAAMKVADAVVVMDSDNTHDPIYVMEMVRELETKDVQLVIASRYQTGSVIVGLSAFRKGLSLGCFLLMKTLVPFNNVRDYSTGFRAYDSGLLKRMATVYGEDKLVEESGFVCMLEVLLKLRAIGAKATEIPYTLRYDLKAGVSKLRIWRTLKRYLIVVNRYRSKRPDAATAVAMTAKQAGA, from the coding sequence ATGAAACGCATTGCATCGGTGGCTATTGTGCTGCCTGCCTTCAATGAAGAAAAAGATCTGCCTGCTCTGCTGGCGCGAATCAAAGAAACGCTCTCCGGGCAGGACTTTCGCTACGAGGTGATCGTGGTGGATGATGGCTCCAAAGACCGCACGGCTGAGATCGCGAAGGAAGGTGCCAAGGACATGCCGCTGACCCTCATCCAGCATGAAGCAAATAAAGGGCTGGGAATGGGAATACAGACCGGCCTGTCCGCAGCGATGAAAGTGGCGGATGCAGTGGTGGTGATGGATTCCGATAATACGCATGACCCTATCTATGTGATGGAGATGGTGCGTGAGTTGGAAACGAAAGACGTGCAATTGGTCATCGCCTCCCGCTATCAGACGGGAAGTGTGATCGTGGGACTTTCGGCTTTCCGAAAGGGACTTAGCCTGGGCTGTTTTCTATTGATGAAAACCCTGGTTCCTTTCAACAATGTGCGGGATTATTCCACGGGGTTTCGGGCTTATGACAGTGGCCTGCTGAAGCGTATGGCGACCGTCTATGGAGAAGACAAACTGGTGGAGGAAAGTGGCTTCGTTTGCATGCTGGAGGTATTGCTCAAGCTGCGTGCCATCGGTGCAAAAGCCACGGAGATCCCCTACACGCTGCGGTATGACCTGAAGGCTGGGGTGAGCAAGCTGCGCATCTGGAGAACGCTGAAGCGCTACCTTATCGTAGTGAACCGGTATCGGTCCAAAAGGCCGGATGCAGCTACTGCCGTGGCCATGACGGCCAAGCAGGCGGGTGCTTGA
- a CDS encoding FAD-dependent oxidoreductase yields MQSVPSSKLPHVLILGAGISGLVGALRLAEKGHPVTLVEGSDQLGGLGTFFQHDGRTFEKFYHCMLPSDGPLLEVMETLGLTKDIYWRPSSFAYAGGGSIYPLNTPVDLLRFGPLPFMDRIRVGITGAWGRVCSDKGLDEITTAQWLQGLSGKRAFSTFWQPMLEAKFGDRFQDVPALWFWTRFNREKGESKGEVKGYVRGGYKRITDTFATRLKALGVTLRMNEKIHKIDLDATGHPFVETDTGELRAEQMLITLPWPTLQTLATDAFKQRADVPDWNIDFQGVINHVLFLKRPLTKHYWLATPEREHPFDGVVETSTLTDEADRGQGRHVVYLTKYVHRTDPRFNQPEEEIKTSWFAALQKIFPDLRQDELEADYLFRAPFVEPVYTRGFLKKRPPEVLIPGKVALATTAQVYPVVTSWNGSVIQAEKTLGAM; encoded by the coding sequence ATGCAATCTGTTCCGAGTTCCAAGCTGCCGCATGTTCTTATCCTGGGAGCAGGCATCAGCGGCCTGGTGGGTGCGCTGAGGCTGGCTGAAAAAGGCCACCCGGTGACCTTGGTGGAAGGCTCTGACCAATTGGGTGGGCTGGGTACATTTTTCCAGCACGATGGGCGGACGTTTGAAAAATTTTATCACTGCATGCTGCCCAGCGACGGGCCGTTGCTGGAGGTGATGGAGACGCTGGGCCTAACCAAAGATATTTATTGGCGGCCGAGCTCTTTTGCCTATGCGGGCGGTGGCAGCATTTATCCGCTGAATACGCCGGTGGATCTGCTGCGTTTTGGACCGCTGCCATTCATGGATCGCATCCGGGTGGGGATTACAGGGGCCTGGGGACGGGTATGCTCTGACAAGGGGCTGGATGAAATCACGACGGCTCAATGGTTGCAGGGGCTTTCCGGCAAGCGGGCTTTCAGCACCTTCTGGCAACCCATGCTAGAGGCTAAATTTGGAGACCGGTTTCAGGATGTGCCGGCACTATGGTTTTGGACCCGCTTTAATCGGGAGAAAGGCGAGAGCAAGGGGGAGGTGAAGGGTTATGTGAGAGGTGGCTATAAGCGTATCACGGACACCTTTGCGACGCGGCTGAAGGCGCTGGGGGTGACCCTGCGAATGAATGAAAAGATCCATAAAATCGACCTGGATGCCACCGGGCATCCTTTTGTGGAAACGGATACCGGAGAGCTGCGGGCGGAGCAGATGCTGATCACGCTGCCATGGCCAACACTGCAAACTCTGGCCACGGACGCTTTTAAACAACGGGCGGATGTACCGGACTGGAACATCGATTTTCAGGGGGTGATCAATCATGTGCTGTTTCTGAAGCGACCACTGACGAAGCATTACTGGCTGGCCACGCCTGAGCGGGAGCATCCTTTTGACGGAGTGGTGGAGACCTCCACGCTGACGGACGAGGCGGATCGTGGGCAGGGAAGGCACGTTGTTTATCTGACAAAGTATGTCCACCGCACGGATCCCCGGTTTAACCAGCCGGAAGAGGAGATTAAAACATCATGGTTCGCTGCATTGCAGAAAATTTTCCCTGATCTGCGGCAGGATGAACTGGAGGCTGATTATCTATTCCGGGCACCCTTCGTGGAGCCTGTTTACACACGGGGCTTTCTCAAAAAGAGGCCGCCTGAAGTGCTGATTCCTGGGAAGGTAGCCCTGGCCACGACGGCTCAGGTTTATCCTGTGGTGACCTCCTGGAATGGCAGTGTCATCCAGGCGGAGAAGACTTTGGGGGCGATGTAG
- the metF gene encoding methylenetetrahydrofolate reductase [NAD(P)H] — MHIADILANQRPTLSFEFFPPKTAEASEALYQTIGELEAYKPSFVSVTYGAGGSTRELTHDLVVRIKKTTTLDPVPHLTCVCHNEADIASILERYAEAGVSNILALGGDPPRNLEGYERKNDAFQHAVDLVSFITKFNNSHAHPDRRGFGIGVAGFPEGHPSTPNRMLEMDYLKAKVDAGADYICTQLFFDNHDFFDFRDRCKLAGIHIPIIAGIMPITSASGMRRMAELAAGARYPAKLMRAIQRCGGDEEAVQRVGVHYATEQCRDLLEHGVDGIHFYTLNKFQATREIYASLGIRDSSAVRPS; from the coding sequence ATGCATATCGCCGACATTCTTGCCAACCAGCGCCCGACGCTGTCCTTTGAATTTTTTCCACCTAAAACGGCGGAGGCTTCGGAGGCTCTGTATCAGACCATTGGAGAACTGGAAGCATACAAACCTTCGTTTGTGAGCGTGACATACGGAGCTGGTGGCTCCACGCGGGAGCTGACGCATGACTTGGTGGTGCGCATCAAAAAGACGACCACGCTGGATCCGGTGCCGCATCTGACCTGTGTTTGTCACAATGAGGCGGATATTGCTTCCATCCTGGAACGGTACGCGGAGGCCGGAGTGAGCAATATTCTGGCACTGGGAGGCGATCCGCCGCGCAATTTGGAAGGATATGAACGGAAGAACGATGCCTTTCAGCATGCAGTGGACCTGGTGAGCTTCATCACCAAATTTAACAACAGCCACGCGCACCCGGACCGACGGGGATTTGGCATTGGTGTGGCAGGGTTTCCTGAAGGCCATCCATCGACGCCGAACCGTATGCTGGAGATGGATTATCTAAAAGCCAAGGTGGATGCCGGGGCGGACTACATCTGCACCCAATTGTTTTTTGATAATCACGACTTCTTTGATTTCCGTGACCGCTGCAAGCTGGCTGGCATTCATATCCCCATCATTGCAGGCATCATGCCGATCACGAGTGCAAGCGGCATGCGGCGTATGGCGGAGCTGGCTGCGGGTGCACGCTACCCGGCCAAGCTGATGCGGGCTATTCAGCGTTGTGGTGGCGACGAGGAGGCGGTGCAGCGGGTGGGCGTACATTACGCTACGGAGCAATGCCGCGACCTGCTGGAGCATGGCGTGGATGGCATCCATTTTTATACACTCAACAAATTTCAGGCTACTCGCGAAATCTATGCCAGCCTGGGTATTCGTGATTCTTCCGCAGTCCGCCCGTCATGA
- a CDS encoding ROK family protein, with product MSAESPLIVAIEGGGTKFVCGIGTGPHQILDTVRIDTTTPNETLEHVSHWISKMKVTHGPIAAIGLGTFGPVDLNRESETYGFITTTPKPHWQQTDVVKFFKHRFKVPVGFDTDVNAAVLAEYLWGAGQGMDPLIYITVGTGVGGGVLVNGQLLHGLLHPEVGHLIVPPPHNSLAIQREGQCPYHKSCVEGYVSGPSIAKRWGVKADALPPDHPAWEEVADVMGYALMNMTLTLSPKRIILGGGVMQQPHLIPLIQGKLMQHMNGYLAVPQLSHDIEHFLVTPGLGTRSGLLGALALGRMTLDGPA from the coding sequence ATGAGTGCAGAATCCCCTCTCATTGTCGCCATCGAAGGTGGTGGCACCAAATTTGTCTGTGGCATCGGCACGGGACCGCATCAAATTTTGGACACAGTGCGCATCGATACGACGACGCCTAACGAGACATTGGAACATGTCAGTCACTGGATTTCCAAGATGAAGGTCACGCATGGGCCTATCGCGGCTATTGGCCTGGGCACCTTTGGGCCAGTGGATCTCAATCGCGAAAGTGAAACCTATGGCTTCATCACGACCACGCCCAAGCCGCATTGGCAGCAGACGGATGTGGTGAAGTTTTTCAAGCATCGTTTCAAGGTGCCTGTCGGCTTTGATACGGATGTGAATGCGGCCGTATTGGCCGAGTATCTCTGGGGTGCAGGGCAGGGGATGGATCCGCTGATTTACATCACCGTTGGGACGGGTGTCGGTGGTGGAGTCTTAGTGAACGGGCAGCTTTTGCACGGACTTCTCCATCCTGAAGTGGGGCATCTCATTGTGCCGCCGCCGCATAACAGCCTGGCCATTCAACGAGAAGGACAGTGCCCGTATCATAAGAGTTGTGTAGAAGGTTATGTCTCCGGGCCGTCCATTGCGAAACGCTGGGGCGTGAAGGCAGATGCGCTGCCGCCGGATCACCCGGCCTGGGAAGAGGTGGCTGATGTGATGGGCTATGCGCTCATGAATATGACGCTGACGCTGTCCCCGAAGCGCATTATCCTGGGCGGTGGTGTGATGCAACAGCCACATCTCATCCCGCTGATTCAGGGCAAGCTGATGCAGCACATGAACGGTTATTTAGCCGTGCCTCAGTTGAGCCATGACATTGAGCATTTCCTCGTGACGCCGGGTCTGGGGACGCGCTCTGGTTTGTTAGGCGCGCTGGCGCTAGGTCGCATGACTTTGGACGGACCAGCCTGA
- a CDS encoding DUF1553 domain-containing protein: protein MILVRLHVILSLIALHGSLFGASTGKVIFNQDIRPILADACFHCHGPDPGTRKAGLRLDTEAGFFTAKEGETPTVLKGKPEESPLYQRLLSKDEEEIMPPPDSHKELKPEQIAKIKAWIEEGAPWQPHWSLMKPERAPEPEVKNSAWVKTPVDRFVLAKLENTGLQPAPEAEAAALIRRVSLDLTGLPPSPELVQRYIQKAEGKRLPDVAYNELVDELLKSPQYGEHRARYWLDAARYADTHGLHFDKPREMYPYRDWVVKSFNRNQPFDEFTVEQIAGDLLQKPSEEQLIATGFQRCNITTNEGGTIDEENLANYAADRVQTLGWVYMGLTTNCSQCHDHKFDPISQRDYYSLAAFFRNTTQKPKDGNVKDGNGPILVLPSDQDRPRWNALPAEIAASKVQLEENRKLATGEFDQWLTTAKPEDLDDDVPAKGMVVHLPLNEGMGSEVAVMGGATKTLKTKGEISWKPDGKIGPAPVMKTDSTFEIGDVGDFEKDQAFSYGGWVRASKVGQSGGIISRMDVKGGYRGWDLLQGDNKYAVHIVSEWPKDALKVSTRKPSIRPGVWQHVYVTYDGKGKAQGVKLYVDGVAQELNIENNTLTGSIRTTMPMRIGQRGTGGVFNEGSVQDVRIYDRQLAATEIQTLSKVGPLKLMLAATKRGAKQKEALLQHYLVTRHSGYQTANKLSGKLDAELAAIKARSPMTHIQEEKMDTQPMANILMRGQYDQLGEEVEAAPPMALGALPEGAPKNRLGLAQWVVDEANPLTARVTVNRMWQELFGRGIVITSEDFGIMGSPPTHPELLDWLAVEFRESGWDVKRFYKMLVTSAAYRQAALITQEKIDKDRDNALLSRGPRFRMDAEMIRDYALAASSSLSPKMGGPGTLPYQPENVWEVVGMGTEKYVQDQGENLYRRTLYNFWKRMAPPANMDVFNAPSREVSCVRRDRTNTPLQALVVMNDPQFIEASRNLAQQALKSGGDDGQKLGAISQRLLCRPLSQQEAAILQDGLADLRAHYQATPADATALITVGETKPDAALNPTELAAWTMVSSQVMNLDEVLNK from the coding sequence ATGATTTTAGTGCGCCTTCACGTCATTTTGAGTTTGATCGCCCTTCACGGTAGCCTCTTCGGCGCCAGTACGGGGAAGGTCATCTTCAATCAAGACATCCGTCCGATCCTGGCGGATGCCTGCTTTCACTGCCACGGTCCTGATCCAGGGACGCGTAAAGCGGGTCTGCGACTGGATACGGAGGCTGGATTTTTTACTGCCAAAGAAGGTGAGACGCCGACGGTACTCAAGGGTAAGCCTGAAGAGAGTCCATTGTATCAGAGGCTGCTATCCAAGGATGAAGAGGAAATCATGCCGCCACCGGATTCGCACAAGGAGCTGAAGCCTGAGCAGATCGCCAAGATCAAAGCATGGATCGAAGAAGGTGCGCCTTGGCAGCCGCATTGGTCGCTGATGAAGCCTGAGCGGGCACCGGAGCCGGAGGTTAAAAACAGCGCATGGGTGAAGACTCCTGTGGACCGTTTTGTGCTGGCCAAACTGGAGAATACCGGGCTGCAACCTGCCCCTGAGGCGGAGGCTGCCGCTTTGATCCGCCGGGTGAGCTTGGACCTGACCGGGCTGCCGCCGTCACCAGAACTGGTGCAGCGGTATATCCAGAAGGCGGAAGGCAAGCGACTTCCAGATGTGGCTTATAATGAGCTGGTGGATGAGCTGTTGAAGTCGCCACAGTATGGGGAGCATCGCGCGCGCTACTGGCTGGATGCGGCGCGGTATGCTGACACTCATGGGCTGCATTTTGACAAGCCTCGCGAAATGTATCCTTACCGGGACTGGGTGGTGAAGTCATTCAACCGCAATCAGCCCTTTGATGAGTTCACTGTGGAACAGATCGCCGGGGACCTGCTGCAGAAACCGTCAGAGGAGCAGCTCATTGCGACGGGTTTTCAGCGCTGCAACATCACCACCAATGAAGGGGGTACAATTGATGAGGAAAATTTGGCCAATTACGCGGCGGACCGTGTGCAGACGCTAGGCTGGGTTTACATGGGACTGACGACGAACTGCTCTCAGTGCCATGACCACAAGTTTGATCCTATTTCTCAACGCGACTACTACTCATTGGCTGCCTTTTTCCGCAACACCACTCAGAAGCCAAAGGACGGCAATGTGAAGGATGGCAATGGCCCCATCCTGGTTCTGCCGAGTGATCAGGACCGGCCACGCTGGAATGCACTGCCAGCGGAAATCGCAGCCAGCAAGGTGCAACTGGAGGAGAATCGCAAGCTGGCGACGGGCGAATTTGATCAATGGCTAACGACGGCCAAGCCGGAAGATTTGGATGATGATGTGCCAGCTAAGGGCATGGTGGTTCATCTGCCGCTAAATGAAGGTATGGGCAGCGAGGTTGCGGTGATGGGCGGAGCCACAAAAACATTGAAGACCAAGGGCGAGATATCCTGGAAGCCGGATGGCAAGATCGGCCCGGCACCGGTGATGAAGACCGACAGTACCTTTGAGATCGGGGATGTGGGTGACTTTGAAAAGGACCAAGCCTTTAGCTACGGTGGCTGGGTGCGTGCAAGCAAGGTGGGCCAGAGCGGCGGCATCATTTCGCGTATGGATGTGAAGGGCGGCTATCGAGGCTGGGACTTGCTCCAAGGCGACAACAAATACGCTGTCCACATCGTCAGTGAGTGGCCAAAAGATGCGCTGAAAGTGAGCACACGCAAACCGAGCATTCGGCCTGGCGTTTGGCAGCATGTTTATGTGACCTATGATGGCAAAGGCAAGGCACAAGGAGTGAAGCTCTATGTCGATGGTGTCGCCCAGGAATTGAATATTGAAAACAATACTCTCACAGGCAGCATCCGGACCACGATGCCAATGCGGATCGGCCAGCGCGGCACGGGGGGTGTTTTCAACGAAGGTTCCGTGCAGGATGTGCGAATCTATGATCGCCAGCTCGCTGCGACGGAAATTCAGACCCTTTCAAAAGTGGGGCCACTAAAGTTGATGCTGGCTGCGACCAAACGCGGAGCCAAGCAGAAAGAGGCTTTGCTTCAGCACTACCTGGTGACCCGTCATTCGGGCTATCAAACGGCTAACAAACTGTCTGGCAAGCTTGATGCGGAGCTGGCTGCCATCAAGGCCCGCAGCCCGATGACTCACATTCAGGAAGAGAAAATGGACACGCAGCCGATGGCCAACATTTTGATGCGCGGCCAATATGACCAGCTCGGGGAAGAGGTCGAGGCTGCACCTCCGATGGCGCTGGGCGCTTTACCTGAAGGCGCACCCAAGAACCGCCTGGGTCTAGCGCAATGGGTGGTGGATGAGGCCAATCCGCTGACAGCCCGCGTGACGGTGAATCGTATGTGGCAGGAGCTATTCGGACGCGGCATTGTGATCACGAGTGAGGATTTCGGCATCATGGGCAGCCCGCCTACCCACCCTGAACTGCTCGACTGGCTGGCGGTGGAGTTCCGTGAAAGCGGCTGGGATGTGAAGCGCTTCTATAAGATGCTAGTGACCTCCGCCGCTTATCGCCAGGCAGCGCTCATCACCCAGGAGAAGATTGACAAAGATCGCGACAATGCCCTTCTCAGCCGAGGTCCGCGCTTCCGAATGGATGCGGAAATGATCCGTGATTATGCCCTGGCTGCCAGCAGCTCTCTTTCTCCAAAAATGGGCGGTCCAGGCACCCTTCCTTACCAGCCAGAAAACGTCTGGGAAGTCGTGGGCATGGGGACTGAAAAGTATGTGCAGGATCAGGGTGAAAACCTCTATCGCCGGACTTTGTATAACTTTTGGAAACGCATGGCCCCGCCTGCGAACATGGACGTCTTCAACGCTCCGAGCCGGGAGGTGAGTTGTGTGCGCCGGGACCGCACCAACACTCCTTTGCAGGCACTGGTGGTGATGAATGACCCGCAGTTTATTGAGGCCTCACGTAACCTCGCCCAGCAGGCATTGAAAAGTGGTGGTGATGATGGGCAAAAGCTGGGCGCTATCTCTCAGCGCCTCCTTTGCCGCCCACTGAGCCAGCAAGAGGCTGCCATTTTGCAGGATGGGCTGGCCGACCTGCGTGCGCATTATCAGGCTACTCCTGCCGACGCCACAGCCCTCATCACCGTGGGTGAAACCAAGCCGGATGCGGCGCTGAATCCAACTGAACTTGCAGCCTGGACCATGGTGTCCAGTCAGGTGATGAACCTGGACGAAGTTTTAAACAAGTAA
- a CDS encoding DUF1501 domain-containing protein: protein MSILNEWNTFETRRQFFSRGKNALGAAALTSLLGEGMTGSAKAAIGSVAPHWAPKAKRVIYLHMVGGPSQMDLFDYKPVMKQWYDKDLPESIRKGQRLTTMTSGQARFPIAPSVYNFAQYGKCGMWMNSDLLPNLSKNADDICWMRSLHTEAINHEPAICAMQTGNQITGRPCLGSWASYGLGSVNANLPNFVVLIATPTNREQEQAISSRLWSSGYLPGEHAGVSFRSKGDPILFINNPPGVPNSVRKRTIEGLNALNELNYQQVGDPETHTRIQQYEMAFRMQASVPELTDITKEPDHIFKMYGEEAKKPGTFANGVLMARRLAERGVRFTQIYLNNWDHHRNVTGRMPSQCKDIDQPCHALIEDLKQRGMFEDTLIIWGGEFGRTIYSQGGLTQDNYGRDHHPRCFTMWMAGGGSKGGEIYGETDDFSYNIVKDPLHIRDFHATVLHLLGYNSDRFTYKFQGLDQKLTGVEAAKVVKALIA, encoded by the coding sequence ATGAGCATTCTCAACGAATGGAACACCTTTGAAACACGCCGCCAGTTTTTCTCGCGAGGAAAAAATGCGCTGGGCGCGGCGGCTCTCACCTCTTTGTTAGGCGAGGGGATGACTGGCTCAGCCAAGGCGGCCATCGGCAGTGTGGCGCCGCATTGGGCACCGAAGGCCAAGCGGGTCATTTACCTGCACATGGTCGGCGGGCCTTCGCAGATGGATCTGTTTGATTACAAGCCGGTGATGAAACAATGGTATGACAAGGACCTGCCGGAGAGCATTCGCAAGGGGCAGCGCCTCACCACGATGACCAGCGGCCAGGCGCGCTTTCCCATTGCTCCATCGGTCTATAATTTTGCCCAGTACGGGAAGTGCGGCATGTGGATGAACTCGGACTTGCTGCCGAACCTTTCCAAAAATGCGGATGACATCTGCTGGATGCGCTCTCTGCATACGGAGGCGATCAACCATGAGCCTGCCATCTGTGCCATGCAGACGGGTAACCAGATTACCGGGCGTCCGTGTCTGGGCTCCTGGGCCTCGTATGGGCTGGGGTCAGTCAATGCGAACCTGCCGAACTTTGTGGTGCTGATTGCCACGCCAACGAACCGCGAACAAGAGCAGGCGATCTCCTCTCGCTTGTGGTCTAGCGGATATCTGCCTGGCGAACACGCGGGCGTCTCCTTCCGCAGCAAGGGGGATCCCATCCTTTTCATCAACAACCCGCCCGGCGTGCCTAACAGTGTACGCAAACGGACCATCGAAGGGCTCAATGCGCTGAATGAACTGAACTACCAGCAGGTGGGTGATCCTGAAACGCATACCCGCATTCAGCAGTATGAAATGGCCTTCCGCATGCAGGCAAGTGTGCCGGAACTGACGGACATCACTAAAGAGCCTGACCACATCTTTAAGATGTATGGTGAGGAAGCGAAGAAGCCGGGGACTTTTGCGAATGGTGTGCTAATGGCGCGGCGTCTGGCGGAGCGTGGTGTGCGCTTCACGCAGATTTACCTGAACAACTGGGACCACCACCGCAATGTCACTGGCCGCATGCCTAGCCAGTGCAAAGACATCGACCAGCCATGCCATGCCTTGATCGAAGATCTCAAACAGCGTGGCATGTTTGAGGATACGCTCATTATCTGGGGCGGAGAATTCGGGCGCACCATCTATAGCCAGGGTGGCCTGACCCAGGACAATTATGGACGTGACCATCACCCGCGCTGCTTCACCATGTGGATGGCCGGAGGCGGCTCCAAAGGTGGTGAGATCTATGGTGAAACGGATGATTTCAGCTACAACATCGTCAAGGATCCTCTGCACATCCGGGACTTCCACGCGACTGTTCTGCATTTGCTGGGCTATAACAGTGACCGCTTCACTTATAAGTTCCAGGGCTTGGATCAGAAACTGACCGGGGTGGAGGCTGCAAAGGTGGTGAAGGCACTGATTGCCTAA
- a CDS encoding sugar phosphate isomerase/epimerase family protein gives MRFAICNETYPNWPFEKVCEDAAAAGYHALELAPFTLKEDPRDLTEADALRLSHIASSFGLEILGLHWLLTKPAWFHITTPDALQRKETAKFGQHLARFCATTGGRIMVWGSPKARNILPEWEYEDAFKRAAESVRAVAEEAGKYGVVIAMEPLGKRETNFLNTAEETIRLCQMVDHPSCKLHLDVKAMSDEAKSIPDIIRDSKDWFVHFHANDPNLLGPGMGEVKFEPIIGALREVDYQGYLSVEVFDYTPGPENIARKSISYLKEVMGVK, from the coding sequence ATGCGCTTTGCGATTTGTAACGAAACCTACCCCAACTGGCCTTTTGAGAAAGTGTGTGAAGATGCCGCCGCCGCAGGCTATCACGCCTTGGAGCTGGCACCTTTCACCCTGAAAGAGGATCCGCGCGATCTCACGGAAGCCGATGCCCTGCGCCTCAGCCACATTGCCTCTTCCTTCGGGCTGGAGATCCTGGGGCTGCACTGGTTGCTCACCAAGCCAGCTTGGTTTCACATCACCACACCAGACGCCCTTCAGCGCAAAGAGACTGCAAAATTTGGTCAGCATCTCGCCCGCTTTTGCGCCACCACAGGCGGCCGCATCATGGTCTGGGGCAGCCCGAAAGCCCGCAACATCCTGCCTGAATGGGAATATGAAGACGCCTTCAAACGCGCCGCTGAATCCGTGCGCGCCGTAGCTGAAGAGGCAGGCAAATACGGCGTCGTCATCGCCATGGAGCCTTTGGGTAAAAGAGAGACCAACTTCCTGAATACGGCTGAGGAAACCATCCGCCTTTGCCAGATGGTGGACCACCCCAGTTGCAAACTTCACCTGGACGTGAAAGCCATGAGCGATGAGGCCAAATCCATCCCGGACATCATTCGGGACAGCAAGGACTGGTTCGTCCACTTTCATGCCAATGATCCAAATCTCCTCGGCCCAGGCATGGGCGAAGTGAAGTTCGAACCCATCATCGGCGCACTGCGGGAGGTGGATTACCAAGGTTACCTCTCCGTCGAAGTCTTCGATTACACCCCAGGCCCGGAAAACATCGCCCGCAAGAGCATCAGCTACTTGAAGGAAGTCATGGGCGTAAAATAA